The Salvia miltiorrhiza cultivar Shanhuang (shh) chromosome 1, IMPLAD_Smil_shh, whole genome shotgun sequence genome has a window encoding:
- the LOC131007018 gene encoding cytochrome b5 domain-containing protein RLF-like isoform X1, with amino-acid sequence MADDDDFTFCPAGPPLDGAATDKAIDAVSQIHIDDSNGNTADRSSKQNSGGTIWKVNASSQKQETVGSLSFNVIDASTRGAVDQRPKQPIQEDSGSSAKASVALKAPPKKPATRTKVPFEKGYSQMDWLKLTRTHPDLAGLKGQSNKRLISLNEVKQHQSEGSMWTVLKGRVYNIAPYLKFHPGGLDILMKAVGKDCTSLFNKYHAWVNAEFLLEKCLVGILDEGK; translated from the exons ATGGCTGATGACGATGATTTCACCTTTTGTCCT GCTGGACCACCTCTGGATGGTGCTGCAACTGACAAAGCTATTGATGCTGTTAGTCAGATTCATATAGATGATAGCAATGGGAATACAGCTGATAGGAGTAGTAAGCAGAATAGTGGTGGTACCATATGGAAAGTGAATGCTTCCTCGCAGAAGCAGGAAACTGTTGGCTCTCTCTCTTTTAATGTGATTGATGCTTCAACTCGTGGAGCAGTAGACCAACGGCCCAAACAACCAATACAAGAGGATTCTGGAAGTTCAGCTAAGGCTTCAGTGGCACTGAAGGCTCCTCCAAAGAAGCCTGCAACCCGTACTAAGGTTCCTTTTGAGAAGGGATATAGTCAGATGGACTGGCTTAAGCTTACCAGAACACACCCCGACTTGGCAG GATTGAAGGGACAGTCAAATAAGAGACTCATATCACTAAATGAAGTTAAACAACATCAGTCCGAAGGCTCCATGTGGACTGTTCTAAAAGGTCGTGTCTACAATATTGCTCCGTATTTGAAGTTCCATCCTGGAG GTTTGGATATCCTGATGAAGGCTGTTGGAAAAGATTGCACATCTTTATTCA ATAAATATCATGCTTGGGTTAATGCTGAGTTTTTATTGGAGAAATGCCTAGTTGGTATTTTGGACGAAGGCAAATGA
- the LOC131007018 gene encoding cytochrome b5 domain-containing protein RLF-like isoform X2: MADDDDFTFCPIHIDDSNGNTADRSSKQNSGGTIWKVNASSQKQETVGSLSFNVIDASTRGAVDQRPKQPIQEDSGSSAKASVALKAPPKKPATRTKVPFEKGYSQMDWLKLTRTHPDLAGLKGQSNKRLISLNEVKQHQSEGSMWTVLKGRVYNIAPYLKFHPGGLDILMKAVGKDCTSLFNKYHAWVNAEFLLEKCLVGILDEGK; encoded by the exons ATGGCTGATGACGATGATTTCACCTTTTGTCCT ATTCATATAGATGATAGCAATGGGAATACAGCTGATAGGAGTAGTAAGCAGAATAGTGGTGGTACCATATGGAAAGTGAATGCTTCCTCGCAGAAGCAGGAAACTGTTGGCTCTCTCTCTTTTAATGTGATTGATGCTTCAACTCGTGGAGCAGTAGACCAACGGCCCAAACAACCAATACAAGAGGATTCTGGAAGTTCAGCTAAGGCTTCAGTGGCACTGAAGGCTCCTCCAAAGAAGCCTGCAACCCGTACTAAGGTTCCTTTTGAGAAGGGATATAGTCAGATGGACTGGCTTAAGCTTACCAGAACACACCCCGACTTGGCAG GATTGAAGGGACAGTCAAATAAGAGACTCATATCACTAAATGAAGTTAAACAACATCAGTCCGAAGGCTCCATGTGGACTGTTCTAAAAGGTCGTGTCTACAATATTGCTCCGTATTTGAAGTTCCATCCTGGAG GTTTGGATATCCTGATGAAGGCTGTTGGAAAAGATTGCACATCTTTATTCA ATAAATATCATGCTTGGGTTAATGCTGAGTTTTTATTGGAGAAATGCCTAGTTGGTATTTTGGACGAAGGCAAATGA
- the LOC131007018 gene encoding cytochrome b5 domain-containing protein RLF-like isoform X3, whose protein sequence is MTMISPFVLQIHIDDSNGNTADRSSKQNSGGTIWKVNASSQKQETVGSLSFNVIDASTRGAVDQRPKQPIQEDSGSSAKASVALKAPPKKPATRTKVPFEKGYSQMDWLKLTRTHPDLAGLKGQSNKRLISLNEVKQHQSEGSMWTVLKGRVYNIAPYLKFHPGGLDILMKAVGKDCTSLFNKYHAWVNAEFLLEKCLVGILDEGK, encoded by the exons ATGACGATGATTTCACCTTTTGTCCT TCAGATTCATATAGATGATAGCAATGGGAATACAGCTGATAGGAGTAGTAAGCAGAATAGTGGTGGTACCATATGGAAAGTGAATGCTTCCTCGCAGAAGCAGGAAACTGTTGGCTCTCTCTCTTTTAATGTGATTGATGCTTCAACTCGTGGAGCAGTAGACCAACGGCCCAAACAACCAATACAAGAGGATTCTGGAAGTTCAGCTAAGGCTTCAGTGGCACTGAAGGCTCCTCCAAAGAAGCCTGCAACCCGTACTAAGGTTCCTTTTGAGAAGGGATATAGTCAGATGGACTGGCTTAAGCTTACCAGAACACACCCCGACTTGGCAG GATTGAAGGGACAGTCAAATAAGAGACTCATATCACTAAATGAAGTTAAACAACATCAGTCCGAAGGCTCCATGTGGACTGTTCTAAAAGGTCGTGTCTACAATATTGCTCCGTATTTGAAGTTCCATCCTGGAG GTTTGGATATCCTGATGAAGGCTGTTGGAAAAGATTGCACATCTTTATTCA ATAAATATCATGCTTGGGTTAATGCTGAGTTTTTATTGGAGAAATGCCTAGTTGGTATTTTGGACGAAGGCAAATGA
- the LOC131007017 gene encoding protein DUF642 L-GALACTONO-1,4-LACTONE-RESPONSIVE GENE 2-like, with product MAMKMCFLLSVYFVCAVSAIAPPTPPLEGLLPNGNFEEQPHAQNINETVLRGKNALPKWEINGTVEYISGGPQPGGMYYAVAHGIHAIRLGSGASISQTVRVRNGSLYALTFGASRTCAQDEVLRVSVPGQTGDLPLQTLYSSNGGDTYAWGFRAYSNSVNLSFYNPGMQEDPACGPLLDAVAIKELFPPRPTLVNLVKNTGFEEGPHILINSSHGVLLPPKQEDWTSPLPGWIIVSLKAVKFIDSEHFNVPYGRAAVELVAGRESGIAQIIRTIPNKTYTLSFVIGDGRNGCHGSMMVEAFAAQEAMKAAFKSQGKGNFSTYSFQFTAEKNRTRLTFFSSFYHTKINDAGTLCGPVLDQVRVFPTANI from the exons atggCTATGAAGATGTGTTTTCTGCTCTCTGTGTACTTTGTCTGTGCTGTTTCAGCCATTGCACCACCTACTCCTCCTTTGGAAG GGCTCCTACCCAATGGGAATTTCGAAGAACAACCACATGCCCAAAACATAAACGAAACAGTGCTCCGAGGCAAGAACGCACTGCCCAAATGGGAAATCAACGGAACGGTGGAGTACATCTCCGGCGGCCCTCAGCCCGGAGGGATGTACTACGCTGTGGCGCACGGCATCCATGCCATTCGCCTCGGCAGTGGGGCATCCATATCCCAGACGGTCCGTGTGAGGAACGGGTCGCTCTACGCACTCACATTCGGTGCGTCGAGAACCTGCGCACAAGATGAGGTGCTGAGGGTGTCGGTGCCGGGCCAAACGGGAGACCTCCCATTGCAGACGCTCTACAGCAGCAACGGCGGCGACACCTATGCTTGGGGATTTAGGGCCTACTCCAATTCTGTCAATCTCAGTTTCTACAACCCTGGCATGCAAGAAGATCCTGCCTGCGGCCCTCTTTTGGATGCCGTTGCCATCAAGGAGCTTTTCCCTCCAAGGCCCACTTTAG TGAACCTGGTAAAAAACACTGGTTTTGAGGAAGGTCCTCATATCTTGATCAACTCTTCTCACGGCGTCCTCCTCCCGCCAAAACAGGAGGACTGGACCTCCCCCCTTCCCGGCTGGATCATTGTGTCGCTAAAAGCTGTAAAATTCATAGATTCAGAGCATTTCAATGTCCCATATGGAAGAGCTGCAGTAGAACTAGTTGCAGGAAGAGAGAGTGGCATTGCCCAAATCATCAGAACAATCCCCAACAAAACCTACACTCTCTCGTTCGTCATTGGAGATGGCAGGAATGGCTGCCATGGATCCATGATGGTTGAAGCATTTGCTGCTCAAGAGGCAATGAAAGCTGCTTTCAAATCTCAAGGGAAGGGGAATTTCTCGACTTACAGTTTCCAGTTCACAGCAGAAAAGAATAGGACGAGGCTAACTTTCTTCAGCTCCTTCTACCATACCAAAATCAACGATGCTGGAACTCTCTGCGGCCCTGTTCTCGATCAAGTCCGGGTTTTCCCTACTGCCAACATTTAA